The Vibrio agarivorans genome window below encodes:
- the mutS gene encoding DNA mismatch repair protein MutS, with the protein MKAQQKHTPMMQQYLKLKAENPDILLFYRMGDFYELFYDDAKRASQLLDISLTKRGSSAGEPIPMAGVPFHAVEGYLAKLVQLGESVAICEQIGDPATSKGPVERKVVRIVTPGTVTDEALLSERIDNLIAAIYHHNGGFGYATLDVTSGRFQLIEPENEEAMIAELQRTSPRELLFPEDFEPVHIMTGRNGNRRRPVWEFELETARQQLNQQFGTRDLVGFGVEQAELGLRAAGCLIQYVKDTQRTALPHIRSLTLDRQDHSVIMDAATRRNLEITQNLSGGTDNTLAEVLDHTATPMGSRMLKRWLHQPMRTIDTLNHRLDAIAEIKDSSLFADLQPVLKQIGDIERILARLALRSARPRDLARLRQALQQLPELQANLESVEHPYLKQLAQFSAPMDEMCELLEHAIKENPPVVIRDGGVIASGYNAELDEWRKLADGATEYLDKMEQDERERHGIDTLKVGYNNVHGFFIQVSRGQSHLVPPHYVRRQTLKNAERYIIPELKEHEDKVLNSKSKALALEKKLWEELFDLLLPQLEPMQNLASALSQLDILQNLAERADTLDYCRPILSEQAGIEIQGGRHPVVEQVMEDPFIANPISLNDKRRMLIITGPNMGGKSTYMRQTALIALLAHIGSFVPAESAHIGSVDRIFTRIGASDDLASGRSTFMVEMTETANILHNSTSSSLVLMDEIGRGTSTYDGLSLAWATAEWLAKKIGALTLFATHYFELTELPQQIDTLANVHLDAVEHGDSIAFMHAVQEGAASKSYGLAVAGLAGVPKTVIKNARAKLNQLEQLSTQETVSTPTTGEPKAEIQLSLIPEPSELEEALATIDPDELTPRQALEALYRLKQML; encoded by the coding sequence GTGAAAGCACAACAAAAACATACTCCGATGATGCAACAGTATCTAAAACTGAAGGCTGAGAATCCTGACATTCTACTGTTTTATCGTATGGGGGATTTTTATGAGCTTTTCTATGATGATGCAAAACGAGCATCGCAACTGCTCGATATTTCACTGACTAAACGTGGTTCATCCGCCGGCGAGCCGATCCCGATGGCTGGGGTGCCTTTTCATGCGGTTGAAGGCTACTTGGCGAAATTGGTTCAATTGGGTGAATCTGTCGCCATTTGTGAACAGATTGGCGATCCTGCCACCAGCAAAGGTCCGGTTGAACGTAAAGTCGTACGCATCGTCACGCCAGGTACGGTGACAGACGAAGCGCTGCTTTCTGAGCGTATTGATAACCTGATTGCGGCTATCTATCACCATAATGGTGGTTTTGGATATGCCACACTCGATGTGACTTCAGGGCGCTTTCAGTTAATTGAACCTGAGAACGAAGAAGCGATGATTGCAGAGCTGCAACGTACTTCTCCGCGCGAGCTACTATTTCCAGAAGACTTTGAACCCGTACATATTATGACAGGGCGCAATGGCAATCGCCGCCGTCCAGTTTGGGAGTTTGAATTAGAGACTGCTCGACAGCAGCTCAATCAACAGTTTGGCACTCGCGATTTGGTCGGCTTTGGTGTCGAACAGGCGGAGCTTGGCCTGCGCGCTGCGGGTTGCTTGATCCAATATGTCAAAGATACGCAGCGTACTGCACTACCTCATATTCGCTCACTGACATTAGATCGCCAAGATCATAGCGTGATCATGGATGCCGCAACTCGTCGTAACCTTGAGATCACGCAAAACCTCTCGGGTGGCACAGACAACACCTTGGCTGAAGTGCTTGATCATACGGCAACGCCTATGGGAAGCCGAATGCTCAAGCGTTGGTTGCATCAACCTATGCGTACCATCGATACACTAAACCATCGTCTTGATGCGATTGCAGAAATTAAAGACTCCTCTCTATTTGCAGACTTACAGCCCGTACTCAAACAGATTGGTGATATTGAACGTATTCTTGCGCGTTTAGCACTGCGCAGCGCTCGTCCACGTGATTTAGCGCGCCTGCGCCAAGCGCTACAACAATTACCAGAGCTGCAAGCAAACCTTGAATCGGTGGAGCACCCATACCTCAAGCAATTGGCTCAATTCAGCGCACCAATGGACGAAATGTGTGAACTGTTAGAGCATGCGATCAAAGAGAACCCACCTGTGGTTATCCGTGATGGTGGTGTGATTGCTTCAGGCTACAACGCCGAGCTTGATGAATGGCGTAAGCTTGCTGATGGAGCTACTGAGTATCTCGATAAAATGGAGCAAGACGAGCGTGAACGTCACGGCATTGATACCCTCAAGGTCGGATACAACAATGTGCACGGCTTCTTTATTCAGGTAAGCCGAGGTCAAAGCCATCTCGTACCGCCACACTATGTGCGCCGTCAAACACTGAAAAATGCTGAGCGCTATATCATTCCTGAACTCAAAGAGCATGAAGACAAGGTTCTCAACTCCAAATCTAAAGCACTCGCACTAGAGAAAAAGCTATGGGAAGAGCTGTTTGACCTGCTATTGCCGCAACTCGAGCCAATGCAAAACCTTGCTTCTGCACTGTCTCAACTGGATATTCTGCAAAACCTGGCAGAGCGCGCTGATACCTTAGATTACTGTCGCCCTATCCTAAGTGAACAAGCGGGAATTGAAATTCAAGGCGGTCGCCACCCTGTCGTAGAGCAAGTCATGGAAGACCCGTTCATTGCCAATCCAATTAGCTTGAACGACAAACGCCGCATGCTGATCATTACCGGTCCGAATATGGGCGGTAAATCGACCTATATGCGCCAAACAGCTCTAATTGCATTGCTGGCACATATTGGTTCATTTGTCCCTGCAGAGTCGGCGCATATTGGCTCGGTTGATCGTATATTTACCCGTATCGGTGCGTCCGATGATCTCGCATCTGGGCGCTCGACCTTTATGGTGGAGATGACAGAAACGGCGAATATCCTCCACAACTCTACGAGCAGCAGCTTGGTGCTGATGGACGAAATTGGTCGCGGCACGAGCACCTATGATGGATTATCTTTGGCTTGGGCAACGGCAGAGTGGTTAGCAAAGAAAATTGGAGCGCTGACACTGTTTGCAACCCACTACTTTGAGCTAACAGAATTACCACAACAAATTGATACGCTGGCAAACGTCCACCTTGATGCCGTTGAGCATGGCGACAGCATTGCCTTTATGCACGCGGTACAAGAGGGAGCGGCAAGTAAGTCTTATGGCCTTGCCGTCGCAGGGTTAGCCGGCGTGCCGAAAACCGTGATTAAAAATGCACGTGCCAAACTCAATCAACTTGAGCAACTCTCGACTCAAGAGACAGTGAGTACACCAACGACTGGCGAGCCAAAAGCTGAGATTCAATTGAGCTTAATTCCTGAGCCAAGTGAACTCGAAGAAGCATTAGCGACCATTGACCCTGATGAGCTAACACCTCGCCAGGCACTTGAAGCGCTGTATCGATTAAAGCAGATGTTATAA